The following coding sequences lie in one Spirosoma sp. KUDC1026 genomic window:
- the rpoC gene encoding DNA-directed RNA polymerase subunit beta', with product MSFKKNKKLNSDFQSVTISLASPESILESSYGEVTQPETINYRTYKPEMGGLFCERIFGPVKDWECHCGKYKRIRYKGIICDRCGVEVTEKKVRRERMGHIELVVPVAHIWYFRSLPNKIGYLLGLSTKKLDQIIYYERYIVVQPGVKAEDGINQLDFLTEDEYLDIMDKLPSSNQHLDDKDPNKFIAKMGAEALEMLLSRVALDELSYSLRHAAATDTSQQRKAEALKRLKVVEAFREANGRIENRPEWMVIKMVPVIPPELRPLVPLDGGRFATSDLNDLYRRVIIRNNRLKRLIEIKAPEVILRNEKRMLQEAVDSLFDNSRKVNAVRSEGNRALKSLSDMLKGKQGRFRQNLLGKRVDYSGRSVIVVGPELKLHECGLPKDMAAELFKPFVIRKLIERGIVKTVKSAKKIVDRKDPVIWDILENVLKGHPVLLNRAPTLHRLGIQAFQPKLIEGKAIQLHPLVCTAFNADFDGDQMAVHVPLGQEAVLEASLLMLASHNILNPANGAPITVPSQDMVLGLYYVTKGRKSIPEYPIVGEGMTFYGAEEVIIGINEGRVSKHANIKCRVKVRDENGELVYKIIDTVAGRLLFNQAVPEEVGYINELLTKKKLQQIIALIFKISGGARTAQFLDEIKELGFQMAFKGGLSIGLSDVMIPEAKQGLVDEAKAEVQSVWDNYLMGLITENERYNQVIDIWTRVNSRLTETLMKQLEADQGGFNSIYMMMHSGARGSREQIRQLGGMRGLMAKPQKNLQGSVGEIIENPILSNFKEGLDVLEYFISTHGARKGLADTALKTADAGYLTRRLHDVAQDVIISEDDCGTLRGLQVSALKDNEDIVEPLSERILGRTTVHDIFDPLKKDEEGKPLKLVGSGELITEEIAAAIDETSIETVEIRSVLTCESRRGVCAKCYGRNLASGRMVDIGEAVGVIASQSIGEPGTQLTLRTFHVGGTASNIAVDASIKAKFDGLIEFEEMRTVESEDAEGNPQTVVMGRSGEVRIVNPEDRNQVLISNNVPYGAFLRVKDGDVVSKGDDICAWDPYNAVILSELTGTLTFDAIEDGITYREEFDEQTGFQEMVIIESRDKAKNPAIVVQGTTTMTLHLSDADASGKLQKSYNLPVGSRLVVKTGQSIKAGQPLAKIPRNVGKTRDITGGLPRVTELFEARNPSNPAVVSEIDGVVTYGTIKRGNREIFIESKDGTKKKYLVPLSKFILVQDNDFVRAGAPLSDGAITPSDILAIKGPTAVQEYLVNEIQEVYRLQGVKINDKHIEAIVRQMMQKVEIIDSGDTNFLEGQVVDKWSFREENDKVLDAKVVVDAGDSENFKPGMIVTSRRLRDENSSLKRRDLALVQVRDAMAAVSQPTLMGITQSSLGTDSFISAASFQETTKVLSEASIRGKRDTLEGLKENVIVGHLIPAGTGIRRYQNAIVGSKEELETVTESREQFARSKKRATV from the coding sequence ATGTCGTTCAAAAAGAACAAGAAACTCAATAGCGATTTCCAGAGCGTGACGATCAGCCTGGCTTCGCCCGAGTCCATTCTGGAGAGTTCCTACGGCGAAGTGACACAGCCGGAGACTATTAACTACCGTACCTACAAACCCGAGATGGGCGGCTTGTTCTGCGAGCGCATCTTCGGACCCGTAAAAGACTGGGAGTGTCACTGTGGAAAGTATAAGCGGATTCGCTATAAAGGTATCATCTGCGACCGTTGTGGTGTCGAGGTGACCGAGAAGAAAGTTCGCCGGGAGCGGATGGGGCACATCGAACTGGTGGTTCCTGTTGCGCACATCTGGTACTTCCGCAGCTTACCAAACAAAATCGGTTACCTGCTGGGTCTGTCGACCAAAAAGCTGGATCAGATCATTTATTATGAGCGGTACATTGTTGTTCAGCCCGGCGTAAAAGCTGAGGACGGTATCAACCAACTTGACTTCTTAACGGAAGATGAGTACCTGGATATCATGGACAAACTGCCAAGCAGTAATCAGCATCTTGACGATAAAGACCCAAACAAATTTATCGCGAAGATGGGGGCTGAAGCCCTGGAGATGCTGCTTTCTCGGGTAGCCCTTGATGAGCTTTCGTACTCGTTGCGCCACGCGGCTGCTACGGATACGTCGCAGCAACGGAAGGCGGAAGCGCTGAAACGGCTTAAAGTGGTTGAAGCGTTCCGGGAAGCTAATGGCCGTATCGAGAACCGTCCCGAGTGGATGGTAATCAAAATGGTACCGGTTATTCCTCCTGAACTGCGTCCGCTTGTTCCCCTCGACGGCGGCCGATTTGCTACGTCCGATCTAAATGATCTGTATCGTCGGGTTATCATCCGGAACAACCGTCTGAAACGCCTGATCGAGATCAAAGCGCCGGAAGTAATTCTGCGGAATGAAAAACGGATGCTTCAGGAAGCTGTTGACTCACTGTTCGACAACTCGCGGAAAGTTAATGCCGTTCGTTCGGAAGGTAACCGGGCGCTGAAGTCGCTGTCTGACATGCTGAAAGGTAAGCAGGGACGGTTCCGTCAAAACCTGCTTGGTAAGCGTGTTGACTACTCAGGCCGTTCGGTAATTGTCGTAGGACCAGAACTGAAATTGCACGAGTGCGGTCTGCCGAAAGATATGGCTGCCGAACTGTTCAAGCCATTCGTTATCCGTAAGCTCATCGAGCGGGGTATCGTAAAAACGGTGAAATCAGCGAAGAAAATCGTTGACCGGAAAGATCCGGTTATCTGGGATATTCTGGAAAACGTACTGAAAGGCCACCCTGTACTGCTGAACCGGGCTCCAACACTGCACCGTCTGGGTATTCAGGCGTTCCAGCCAAAACTGATCGAGGGTAAAGCTATTCAGCTCCACCCACTTGTCTGTACGGCTTTCAACGCTGACTTTGACGGTGACCAGATGGCCGTTCACGTACCACTGGGTCAGGAGGCTGTTCTGGAAGCGTCGCTGCTGATGCTGGCGTCGCACAACATCCTGAACCCTGCAAACGGCGCACCGATCACCGTACCGTCGCAGGACATGGTACTTGGTCTGTATTACGTTACGAAAGGTCGTAAGAGCATTCCTGAGTATCCAATCGTGGGTGAAGGCATGACGTTCTACGGTGCTGAAGAAGTTATCATCGGTATCAACGAAGGTCGCGTATCAAAGCACGCCAACATCAAGTGCCGGGTGAAAGTCCGGGATGAGAACGGCGAACTGGTATATAAAATAATCGATACGGTTGCTGGTCGGTTATTATTCAACCAGGCCGTACCGGAAGAGGTTGGTTATATCAACGAACTGCTGACGAAGAAAAAACTTCAGCAAATCATTGCGCTGATCTTCAAAATCTCGGGTGGTGCCCGTACGGCACAATTCCTGGATGAGATCAAAGAACTCGGTTTCCAGATGGCCTTCAAAGGTGGTCTGTCGATCGGTCTGAGTGACGTAATGATTCCAGAAGCCAAACAAGGTCTGGTTGACGAAGCGAAGGCGGAAGTACAGAGCGTTTGGGATAACTACCTGATGGGTCTGATCACGGAGAACGAGCGGTACAACCAGGTTATTGATATTTGGACGCGTGTGAACTCCCGTCTGACCGAGACGCTGATGAAGCAGCTCGAAGCCGATCAGGGTGGTTTCAACTCGATTTACATGATGATGCACTCGGGCGCCCGTGGTTCCCGTGAGCAAATTCGTCAGCTGGGCGGTATGCGGGGTCTGATGGCTAAGCCACAGAAAAACCTGCAGGGCTCGGTTGGGGAAATCATTGAAAACCCAATTCTGTCAAACTTTAAAGAAGGTCTTGACGTATTGGAGTACTTCATCTCGACGCACGGTGCGCGGAAAGGTCTGGCTGATACGGCTCTGAAAACGGCCGATGCTGGTTACTTAACCCGTCGTCTGCATGACGTAGCGCAGGATGTTATCATCAGCGAAGACGATTGCGGTACGTTACGTGGTTTGCAGGTATCGGCTCTGAAGGACAACGAGGATATCGTTGAGCCTCTATCGGAGCGGATTCTGGGCCGTACAACGGTACATGATATCTTCGATCCGCTGAAGAAAGATGAAGAAGGCAAACCGCTTAAATTGGTTGGTTCTGGTGAACTGATCACGGAAGAGATTGCCGCTGCTATTGACGAAACCAGCATCGAAACGGTCGAAATTCGTTCGGTACTGACCTGCGAATCACGCCGTGGTGTATGTGCTAAGTGTTATGGACGTAATCTGGCGTCGGGCCGCATGGTCGACATCGGTGAAGCAGTAGGTGTTATTGCTTCGCAGTCGATCGGTGAGCCTGGTACGCAGCTGACACTTCGTACCTTCCACGTGGGTGGTACGGCCTCGAACATTGCGGTCGATGCGTCGATCAAAGCGAAGTTTGATGGTCTGATTGAGTTTGAAGAAATGCGTACGGTTGAATCGGAAGACGCCGAAGGAAATCCACAAACGGTCGTAATGGGCCGCTCGGGTGAAGTTCGGATTGTCAATCCTGAAGACCGTAACCAAGTTCTGATCAGCAATAACGTTCCTTACGGTGCGTTCCTACGGGTAAAAGATGGGGATGTCGTTAGCAAAGGCGACGACATCTGCGCCTGGGATCCATACAACGCCGTTATTCTGTCTGAGTTGACAGGTACGCTGACGTTTGACGCAATTGAAGATGGTATTACCTACCGTGAAGAGTTCGACGAACAAACGGGCTTCCAGGAAATGGTGATCATCGAAAGCCGAGATAAAGCGAAAAACCCAGCCATCGTTGTTCAGGGGACGACGACAATGACATTGCACCTGTCGGATGCCGACGCATCGGGTAAACTTCAGAAGAGCTATAACCTACCTGTAGGTTCTCGTCTGGTTGTTAAAACAGGGCAGTCGATCAAAGCTGGGCAGCCATTGGCGAAAATTCCACGTAACGTTGGTAAAACCCGCGACATCACGGGTGGTCTGCCACGGGTAACGGAATTGTTTGAAGCACGTAACCCATCAAACCCAGCTGTTGTCAGTGAAATTGATGGTGTTGTAACATACGGCACGATCAAACGGGGTAACCGCGAGATTTTCATCGAGTCGAAAGACGGCACGAAGAAAAAATACCTCGTACCGCTGTCGAAGTTCATCCTGGTACAGGATAACGACTTTGTGCGCGCTGGTGCTCCGTTGTCGGATGGTGCCATTACACCAAGCGACATCCTGGCCATCAAAGGCCCAACGGCCGTTCAGGAGTATCTGGTAAATGAAATTCAGGAAGTATACCGCCTGCAGGGGGTAAAAATCAACGATAAGCACATCGAGGCCATCGTGCGGCAGATGATGCAGAAAGTTGAGATTATCGACTCGGGTGATACCAACTTCCTCGAAGGACAAGTGGTTGACAAATGGTCTTTCCGGGAAGAGAACGATAAAGTTCTTGACGCGAAAGTTGTTGTCGACGCTGGTGATTCGGAGAACTTCAAACCAGGTATGATTGTAACGAGCCGCCGTCTGCGGGACGAAAACTCAAGCCTGAAACGTCGCGACCTCGCTCTGGTGCAGGTACGTGATGCCATGGCTGCCGTTTCGCAACCGACGCTGATGGGTATCACTCAATCGTCGCTCGGTACAGACAGCTTCATCTCGGCGGCTTCCTTCCAGGAAACGACGAAAGTACTAAGTGAAGCGTCGATCCGTGGTAAACGCGATACGCTCGAAGGGCTGAAAGAAAACGTGATCGTTGGTCACCTGATCCCAGCTGGTACGGGTATCCGTCGCTACCAGAATGCGATTGTTGGCTCGAAAGAGGAACTGGAAACAGTGACTGAATCGCGCGAACAGTTCGCACGGAGCAAAAAGCGGGCTACTGTTTAA
- a CDS encoding nucleotidyltransferase family protein: MIKESFLSAYKEQLTDLCQQYGVLRMYAFGSIIREDFDQQKSDVDLLVELPDELLPERKGDIYFKLLFELEKLFNRKVDLLLSQPFRNPYFARAIEQSKELVYAA, from the coding sequence ATGATTAAAGAATCGTTTCTGAGCGCATATAAGGAACAGCTCACTGATCTGTGCCAGCAGTATGGCGTATTACGTATGTATGCTTTTGGATCGATTATACGGGAAGACTTCGATCAGCAGAAAAGTGACGTTGACTTATTGGTTGAATTACCGGATGAATTACTTCCTGAAAGGAAAGGTGATATCTATTTCAAGCTTCTATTTGAGCTCGAAAAGCTTTTCAACCGAAAAGTCGACTTGCTACTGAGTCAGCCATTTCGAAATCCGTATTTTGCCCGTGCCATCGAACAATCAAAGGAATTAGTTTATGCAGCATGA
- a CDS encoding DUF86 domain-containing protein, with protein MQHDLRKYLTDIKLHIDYIEDFLAGNEDFAQYEKNLIVQYAVERALGIIGEAVNQIRKLEPDIAITSIL; from the coding sequence ATGCAGCATGATCTACGGAAATACCTCACTGATATTAAGCTGCATATTGATTACATCGAGGACTTTCTCGCAGGGAACGAGGACTTTGCTCAATATGAGAAAAACCTGATTGTTCAATACGCTGTTGAACGGGCGTTAGGTATCATCGGTGAGGCTGTTAATCAGATTCGAAAGCTGGAACCGGATATCGCTATAACCAGTATACTATAG
- a CDS encoding IS3 family transposase (programmed frameshift) — MKGKSKRKFTSEFKLKVVLEVLKEKDTLAVISKRHELHPNQISDWKRQFLQGAASVFEAGCKPTSTNAEPETALLYEQIGRLQMEPDFFQKKVDAMSLSQRRSLLDAALSTSIRQQCQWVGLPRSTYYYQPVVATSDDLLLMRLLDEQYLLTPQYGYRKMQVALAKAGYCVNHKRVRRLMQILGIEAIYPKINTSKPAIGHRIYPYLLRGLVIVRVHQVWATDITYVPMATGYMYLMAIIDLYSRYVLSWSVSNTMEADWCCGVLRKALGSYPQPEIFNTDQGSQFTSDDFTSVLLDQNIRISMDGKGRALDNIFVERLWRSVKYEDIYLKAYQDGWQLEAGLQAYFEFYNCRRFHQSLNYRTPEEVLKGIKSSQTK, encoded by the exons ATGAAAGGCAAGAGCAAACGTAAATTTACCTCTGAATTCAAACTCAAGGTAGTACTTGAAGTCCTTAAAGAAAAGGATACATTGGCTGTCATCAGCAAACGCCACGAGCTTCATCCGAATCAGATCAGTGACTGGAAGCGGCAATTCCTACAGGGGGCCGCTTCCGTTTTCGAGGCAGGTTGCAAACCCACATCGACCAACGCAGAACCCGAAACCGCCTTGCTCTATGAGCAGATTGGACGATTACAAATGGAAC CTGACTTTTTTCAAAAAAAAGTTGACGCCATGAGTCTTTCGCAGCGACGATCACTGCTTGATGCAGCTTTATCAACTAGCATTCGCCAACAATGCCAGTGGGTAGGATTGCCCCGCTCAACCTATTACTACCAACCGGTAGTAGCCACATCAGACGATTTACTACTGATGCGTTTGCTGGATGAGCAGTACCTGCTAACTCCGCAGTACGGGTACCGCAAGATGCAGGTAGCCCTGGCAAAGGCAGGCTATTGTGTCAATCACAAACGCGTTCGGCGTCTCATGCAAATACTTGGCATAGAAGCCATTTATCCTAAAATAAACACCTCGAAACCGGCCATAGGCCACCGAATTTATCCCTATTTGCTGCGGGGGTTGGTCATTGTGCGGGTCCACCAAGTTTGGGCTACTGACATTACCTATGTACCCATGGCGACCGGATATATGTACCTGATGGCCATCATCGATCTGTATAGTCGATACGTATTAAGTTGGTCCGTTTCCAACACCATGGAGGCTGATTGGTGTTGTGGCGTGTTACGAAAGGCCTTAGGGAGCTATCCTCAACCCGAGATTTTTAACACCGATCAAGGCAGTCAATTTACCTCGGATGATTTTACAAGTGTCCTGCTCGATCAGAACATTCGCATCTCAATGGACGGCAAAGGGCGGGCATTGGACAACATATTCGTAGAGCGGCTTTGGCGAAGCGTAAAATATGAGGATATTTATCTGAAAGCCTACCAGGATGGCTGGCAGTTAGAGGCAGGCTTACAAGCTTATTTCGAGTTTTATAACTGTCGGCGCTTTCACCAGTCGCTGAATTATCGAACGCCTGAAGAGGTATTAAAGGGAATAAAAAGCAGTCAAACCAAGTAG
- a CDS encoding DUF3467 domain-containing protein: MNSQPQNPEGSIDVELSEDIAEGTYANLAMIAHSNSEFILDFIRLMPGVPKAKVKARIILTPEHAKRLLEALRDNIGRYEEANGGINEPSDTFRFPGGGYGGPVGQA, from the coding sequence ATGAATTCTCAACCTCAAAATCCGGAAGGTTCTATTGACGTAGAACTTAGCGAAGATATTGCCGAAGGGACCTACGCTAATCTGGCGATGATTGCTCACTCGAATAGTGAATTTATCCTGGATTTTATCCGACTCATGCCCGGCGTCCCCAAAGCCAAAGTAAAAGCCCGGATTATTTTGACTCCGGAGCATGCCAAACGACTGCTGGAAGCGCTGCGGGACAATATTGGCCGCTATGAAGAAGCCAATGGCGGTATCAATGAGCCTAGTGATACGTTCCGGTTTCCGGGAGGTGGCTACGGGGGACCGGTAGGCCAGGCTTAG
- the rpsL gene encoding 30S ribosomal protein S12, with the protein MPTIQQLVRKGREKLEFKSKSPALDACPQRRGVCTRVYTTTPKKPNSALRKVARVRLTNGREVNAYIPGEGHNLQEHSIVLIRGGRVKDLPGVRYHIVRGALDTAGVSGRLQSRSKYGAKRPKPGQAPAAGKGAPAKGKKK; encoded by the coding sequence ATGCCTACTATACAACAACTAGTGCGTAAAGGCCGCGAGAAGCTTGAATTCAAGTCGAAATCGCCGGCTCTTGACGCCTGCCCACAACGTCGGGGCGTGTGCACACGGGTGTACACCACGACACCGAAAAAGCCAAACTCGGCTCTTCGTAAAGTTGCCCGGGTTCGTTTGACGAACGGTCGGGAAGTTAACGCCTACATCCCAGGTGAAGGTCATAACCTACAGGAGCACTCAATCGTACTGATTCGTGGTGGTCGGGTTAAAGATCTGCCAGGCGTACGTTATCACATCGTACGTGGTGCTCTGGATACAGCTGGTGTAAGCGGTCGTCTGCAGAGCCGTTCGAAATACGGTGCAAAACGTCCGAAACCAGGTCAAGCGCCAGCGGCTGGTAAAGGTGCACCTGCAAAAGGTAAAAAGAAGTAA
- the rpsG gene encoding 30S ribosomal protein S7 yields MRKAKPPKRYVLPDPKYKEVLVTKFVNNLMYEGKKSLAYAIFYDALDVVAKRTNESGLDTWKKALNNVMPAVEVKSRRVGGATFQVPTEVRADRKVAVGMKWLIRYARSRGEKTMVDRLAAEIVAASKGEGAAVKKKDDTHRMAEANKAFSHFRF; encoded by the coding sequence ATGAGAAAGGCGAAACCGCCCAAGCGTTACGTATTACCCGATCCTAAATATAAGGAGGTTCTCGTAACCAAATTTGTTAACAACCTGATGTACGAAGGTAAGAAAAGCCTGGCGTACGCCATCTTCTATGACGCGCTGGACGTAGTGGCTAAACGCACGAACGAAAGCGGTCTGGATACCTGGAAAAAGGCATTAAATAACGTAATGCCAGCGGTTGAAGTAAAAAGCCGTCGCGTCGGTGGAGCTACCTTTCAGGTACCAACCGAAGTACGGGCAGACCGGAAGGTCGCGGTAGGCATGAAATGGCTTATCCGGTACGCTCGTTCGCGGGGTGAGAAAACAATGGTAGACCGGCTTGCTGCTGAAATCGTTGCTGCTTCCAAAGGTGAAGGTGCAGCGGTTAAGAAGAAAGACGATACGCACCGTATGGCTGAAGCCAACAAGGCGTTCTCGCACTTCCGGTTCTAA
- a CDS encoding aldose 1-epimerase family protein codes for MATLENDTLRIVIQEKGAELTSIFDKKNTIEHLWQADPAVWPWHAPNLFPVVGGCLNNQLLIDGKAYPMQRHGFARQSQFTLKEVTDTRATFSLAANAQTKAAYPYLFEFQIAYELQEDKLDITYRVVNQDDKTVFFSVGAHPAFAVPFLDGEAYEDYYLEFETDEPLETAMLSAEGYFTGETKPIPTENNRLALTKHLFDDDALVFKHINSRSVTIRSTKNERAVTVAYDKFPYLGVWAKPGAPFVCIEPWLGCADSVGEQLPIEQKELIQQVAVGETFSATFSIQIS; via the coding sequence ATGGCTACGCTAGAAAACGATACACTCCGGATTGTCATTCAGGAAAAAGGAGCTGAACTGACGTCAATCTTTGACAAGAAAAATACTATTGAGCACCTGTGGCAGGCCGATCCAGCTGTTTGGCCCTGGCACGCGCCCAATTTGTTTCCGGTGGTGGGAGGGTGCCTGAACAATCAACTGCTGATAGATGGTAAGGCCTATCCTATGCAGCGGCATGGTTTTGCGCGGCAGTCCCAATTCACTCTGAAAGAAGTAACAGATACTAGGGCTACGTTCTCGTTGGCGGCCAATGCGCAGACAAAAGCGGCCTATCCATATCTGTTCGAGTTTCAGATTGCCTATGAGTTGCAGGAAGATAAACTGGACATAACGTATCGCGTGGTCAATCAGGACGATAAGACCGTCTTCTTTTCGGTTGGCGCCCACCCGGCTTTTGCCGTTCCTTTTCTGGATGGCGAAGCATACGAAGATTACTACCTAGAATTTGAAACGGATGAGCCGCTCGAAACGGCCATGCTTTCGGCTGAAGGGTATTTTACGGGCGAAACGAAACCTATTCCGACTGAAAACAACCGGTTAGCGTTAACCAAACATCTGTTTGACGACGACGCATTGGTCTTCAAGCACATCAACTCACGTTCGGTTACGATTCGAAGCACTAAAAATGAACGAGCTGTTACAGTCGCTTACGACAAGTTTCCGTATTTGGGCGTCTGGGCTAAACCTGGTGCGCCTTTTGTCTGCATCGAGCCCTGGCTGGGTTGTGCTGACTCGGTAGGAGAGCAATTACCCATCGAGCAAAAAGAATTGATTCAGCAGGTAGCCGTTGGAGAGACCTTCTCAGCTACGTTCTCCATACAAATCAGCTGA
- a CDS encoding OmpH family outer membrane protein produces the protein MKKNLVMAFAVALLAGGLNAQAQAPTAAPAGALKLGYTNIDYVLAQTPEAKDIQNQLTIQRTQSENEMKRMSKELEDKYEAYQKGAAQMSDVIRSDREKELQGLQTRLQEFGRTAEQSLQTKYQSLVNPVVQKIQKAIDAVAKEESYQYVFNLDAGSNTIPILLVAPEENNITESVLKKLGIDPAKAAAAAAAQTPASTTAPAKPATTGSSTTTVPKKK, from the coding sequence ATGAAGAAAAACCTCGTCATGGCGTTTGCCGTAGCTCTCTTAGCAGGCGGTCTTAACGCACAGGCACAAGCCCCAACCGCAGCCCCAGCAGGTGCACTGAAGTTAGGGTATACGAACATTGATTACGTACTGGCTCAAACGCCCGAAGCTAAAGATATCCAGAACCAGTTGACCATTCAGCGCACGCAGTCGGAAAACGAAATGAAGCGCATGAGCAAAGAGCTGGAAGATAAGTACGAAGCGTATCAGAAAGGTGCCGCTCAGATGTCGGACGTGATCCGTAGCGACCGCGAAAAAGAACTCCAGGGCCTGCAAACCCGGCTTCAGGAGTTCGGTCGGACTGCTGAACAGTCGCTGCAAACTAAATACCAGTCGCTGGTAAACCCGGTTGTTCAGAAAATCCAGAAGGCTATCGACGCCGTTGCCAAGGAAGAATCCTATCAATACGTATTCAACCTGGACGCTGGCTCGAACACCATCCCCATTCTGCTGGTTGCTCCGGAAGAAAACAACATTACGGAGTCGGTCCTGAAAAAATTGGGTATCGACCCAGCAAAAGCAGCCGCTGCTGCTGCTGCGCAGACACCCGCTTCGACCACGGCACCTGCTAAGCCTGCTACGACGGGCAGCAGCACAACGACTGTTCCAAAGAAAAAATAG
- a CDS encoding OmpH family outer membrane protein, with protein sequence MKKNLFFVFLCAVWLVPSAKAQKFGYVDTEFIFSKMPEYQKALTEIDKFTDKWSKDIQDKYVEIDKLQKMYQAEEILLTDDMKRDRQRIISDKEREAREYNNKVFGYQGLLFEKKKELMKAPMEIVNRAIEKVSQQKKLNFMFDKASDFVMLYTDPRHDYTDYVMEELGLDAASKSTAGAAPATKTTTTTNPK encoded by the coding sequence ATGAAAAAAAACCTATTTTTTGTATTTTTGTGCGCTGTTTGGCTGGTTCCTTCTGCAAAAGCGCAAAAGTTCGGTTACGTCGACACGGAGTTTATATTCAGCAAGATGCCCGAATACCAGAAAGCGCTGACGGAGATCGACAAGTTTACTGATAAGTGGTCGAAGGACATTCAGGACAAATACGTCGAGATTGATAAACTGCAGAAGATGTACCAGGCCGAAGAAATCCTGCTGACGGACGACATGAAACGCGACCGGCAGCGGATTATCAGCGATAAAGAACGGGAAGCAAGAGAGTACAACAACAAAGTGTTCGGTTACCAGGGGCTGCTTTTTGAAAAGAAAAAAGAACTGATGAAAGCGCCCATGGAGATTGTCAATCGGGCGATTGAAAAAGTATCTCAGCAAAAAAAGTTGAACTTTATGTTTGATAAAGCATCTGACTTTGTAATGCTCTACACCGATCCCCGTCATGATTACACGGACTATGTCATGGAGGAGTTAGGCCTCGACGCAGCCAGCAAATCAACGGCTGGAGCTGCCCCCGCAACAAAAACAACCACAACAACAAACCCCAAATAG